A segment of the Malaclemys terrapin pileata isolate rMalTer1 chromosome 1, rMalTer1.hap1, whole genome shotgun sequence genome:
GAGACTAATGGAGGCATGCTTGTGAGCAAGGGTGCATACGTTTCACTGagaggtgcagggctggggtaggagcaAGTCTGGCTTCACTGTCAaggaagagaggaagaattaTCTTGTGGTTAAGAAACTGAGCTGGGGCTTGAGAGATCTGGGCACATCACTtattttctctgtgcttcagctggacatctttaaaatgggggtgATCATACTTCCCTGCTTCACAGGGGTGTCTTGGggataaattaatgtttgtgggACTCACAGATACTATTGTTGGAGGGGGCCGTATATGTACAGATAGAAGTCCGAGGAACAGTTAGGGCCACCTCTTGTGATTGACCCTTGCCCTTTGTGTCTGGAAAAAGAGAGTCGAGAACATCTGGGATCCCAACTAACAGAAACTGTCAACACCCCCTTTGAGGAGGAAGATCTTTCTTCCtttcccaggggtgggcaaactatggcctgcgggccacatccggcccgcgggaccgtcctgcccggcccccaagctcctggcccgggaggctcacccccggcctctcccctgctgtcccctctcccccacagcctccgctcgctcgctctgccaccagcgcaatgctctgggcggcggggctgtgagctcctggggcagcgcagctgcagaacctggcctgacccggtgtcTGTGCTGTGTCGTGGCGGCGCCGGCagcgtggcctggctccagctgggcagcgcggctgtagtgccgccagccactggtgctccaggcagtgcggtaagggggcagggagcaggggggtggatagagggcaggggagtacggggtggtggtcgggggtgtggatggtggtcgggggagaaacggggttgaatgggggcaggggtcccggggggcagtcaggaaggagggggggttggatggggtagcagggggcagtcaggggtaggggttccgggagcagtcaggggatgggtggttggatggggcaggggtcccagagggaccgttagggaacagggggggttggatggggcaggagtcccgtgtatgggggggcagataggaggtgggggccgggccacgaccccctccccaaaccggccctccatacaatttacaaaacccgatgcggccctcaggccaaaaagtttgcccgccccttcCTATCCTATAGCATGCAGCTGGCCAACACTAAAGAAATCATTACTTGAGACTAGATAATGCAAACTAACACCTAACCAAATCCCCAATGCCCCTTGTCAGGTGCCATTGCCCTGGATCCTTCTCAGTCAGCCTTTAGGCCTCAGGGTATGGTAGAAGCAGCAACAGTTGTTCTAGTGGATGACCCTGTCCATAGACAAGGGAAGTGTTTCCATACTCTTGCGAGACTACTCTGTAGCACTTGATACCAATAGTACTGATTCCGCAGAGAGAATGGAAGTACCCTGGAAAGGTTCAGGTCTGTGCTTTATTCTCTTATCTCTTGGGTTTGGGATTTAAGCGAAAACAGacagcccagcctgccccctgctggccagtggTGACTGTTATATATTCAGTGTTTGAAATTACCTTTTGTTTTCAGTTGGGCAGGTGAACTACCCAAAGGTTGCAGACAATTCCTCTTTTGACGAGGACAGCAGTGATGCCctgtccccagagcagccagccagccatgagTCCCAGGGATCTGTACCATCACCGATGGACGCCCGGATTGGTGAGCCGCTTCCCAGCACCACTGTGTCATCAACAGCTCAGGTAACAATGCCGAGTGTTGACTCTTGCTGCTCTCTGGCACCTCAGAACCATTATTAGATTGGGGCAGTGCAAAAGCCTGGATCCCTGAATGAGGGATGAGGCATAGAGATATCTACAAGGTGTCACTGCTAAGAGACTGATTTGTTCCTCAGTAATACATCCGTGAGATATCACTGAAGTCACATGAGATGTCTAAGTTCTAAGTGGTACCAGCAAAACCATGTGTCTGGTGCCCCTGTGGGTAGCTGCAGTGGGAATGGGCTTCCAGTGATTCCCTAGAAGTGATAGGAGAGGGCACCTAGTTATGCCCTGTTGGGGATTGGTAGTGGGAATGGTTGCTTGGTAATGCCGTGTGTATTAAGTGTATGTGACTGTTCCTGGGAGGCAAAAGGAGGAGGGGCATAGAGTTAGAAGTGGGCTTTGATTCCTTCCTTGTTCTAGGATGCTTTGATCCCCCTGAAGCGTGCTTTTCCCCAAGTTGGACAAGAGGATCTCAGGGAGTGGATTAAGAAGCCAGGTGGCCATTTAATGTCTGGTAACCCGTGCATAGCAACTTTAGTGGAATGCTCCTACAGCCCCCTGCTTTCTGAAATGAGGGCAACATTGTAACAGTGGAGAGAAAACATTtagctgtgtgtctgtgtctgagtGATGCTCTTTCTTCCCCTTGCAGGTTGTGTCCCAGTTACAGATCAATGCAGACTCCAATGAAACACCTTTCCTACCTGAACAGCCACTCCCTCCTCTTCCACCACCACCTCTGCTGCCTCCTAGCTTCACCAACAGAGCCACTATTCCTGCTGCCAAGCCCCCACCAACGCTCATTAAGGtatgggggtgtgggggatgtCACTCCATTTGTATAGACGTTAATgtggctgctctggggatggTAGAGAGTGGGAGTGTTAGACTAAGAGATGCTGAGGTGCTGGAAGAACATCTTTCATCATTCACTGTCTCCCCCTGGTTTCTACTTGTAGGACCTTCCCCGGGCTTGAGATGGATCAATGTCTAGATCTTCTTCAGTTAGAGAGGAGCTCATTGAGACAGGGATTAGGTCAGGAAGGTGTCTCCCCCCCTTCCAAACATATTATAGTGCAGTTGCCAAGGGTCCTAGATATAaaattttcctctgaagcatctagcttTGACCATGGTCAGGGAGAAGGAGTCTGGGCTAATTGTTCAATGGTCTGTTGCACTGTGGTAATCCTTCTTGTGTTCTTGACTCTGTACCCTTGTTCTGGTGCTGTGTAAGGTCCTGGAGCTAGCCAAGCTGCTGAGTGTGTACTATTATTCCTGCTTTAAGAATGTGGAAAGGCCCCGGAGTCAAATCTGGAGAGAGTTTTGAAGTAAAAAGCCTGGTTTGCCTGCAGGTTTTGGTTAGATGTTAATGCTATCCCAGTGCATCTGTTacatctatttttattttcttcctcccttccctctctcatTGAATAGCAAAGCCAGCCCAAGTCTGCCAGTGAGAAGTCTCAGCGCAGTAAAAAAGCCAAGGAATTGAAGCCGAAAGTCAAGAAGCTCAAATACCACCAGTACATCCCCCCGGACCAAAAGCAGGACAAAGGGGCTCCCCCCATGGACTCATCATATGCCAAAatactgcagcagcaacagctcttCTTGCAGCTCCAGATCCtcaaccagcagcagcagcagcactacaACTATCAGACcatcctgccagccccaccaaagTACGGGTCCCACAACACTACTCATCCGTATggaaccccctgccctcccatccCTACTCATGGTCTCCATGAGCTGCACTAGCTACCAGACCATCCTATCTGCCCTGCCAAAGGACGGGACTTACTGCACTGCCCACGATCctctcctgcctctccccaccccttgtgAGGGACTCGCTCCCTTAGTAAGTTCATCAGATCCCAAGCACATTGAGCTCGGAAGGTGTGAGGCATAGGAGTTGTAAATCCTGTCAAGTTACTGTCACCCTCAAGAAGTGGTCTGTGTTGGGTGAATCTGTCAGGCAAGAGCAGCTGAAGTTAGTTGGTTTTTCAGTGGCCAGAGTGGAGTATCTCGGTACAGTCAGAAGGTATTTATTGGCGTGCTTCAACACTGGGGGTGCTGGTGCCCTAGATGCTTCCACAGGCGCACAGTGCTGCAAATGTCCTTGTTGTGCTTCTCAGCACAGCTGGTGGGCTATGAGGATCCCTTCCACCTTGATTCTGATATCCACACTTTTTCTTCCTGCAGGCctccaggagagcagcagagtgGCACTAGTGCCCCTGCCATGCGTAGTCTCTCTGCTACCGGCAACAGCGCATCTTCTGTATCCTCCAGTTCTAGTGGGCTGATGCGACAAAACAGTAATGCCACAGTGGGTAAACCGGGCCCTCTCCCCACCAACCTAGATGAAATGAAGGTAAATTTCCATGCCGCCATCAGCACTAAAACTAATTGGCCCCTTATTGGCATTGTCAGCTGAGAAGGCAAGGACTGAATGAGGTGGCCGCTCCGGAGCTGGGCTGAGGCACACTGAGAGGGCAGTATGTAGTGGCAGCTTGCATTGCTGCTGTACCTGGGGTGTGGGAATAAAGGACCCCTGAGTCTGCCGGGTTGTCAGTTCAGTCCCTTGTCTCATGACTCACATATGTGTTAAAGGCAGGTCCGGTTGCGGTGGGTTTTCTTTTAGTTGTAACACAGTTTTCCCCTTCTTAGGTGGCAGAGCTGAAGCAAGAATTGAAGATGAGGGCGCTGCCTGTCTCAGGCACCAAGACGGACCTGATTGAACGGCTCAGAGCTTACCAAGAGCAGAATGGCAGCCAAACAGCCAGCAATCCCAAGCCCAGTGCAACAGCCATCCTCCCAAAAGCTGCTGAGGTGGTGGTAGCCTTCCCAGCTGCTAGGCTGAGCACTGGGCCGGCCCTGGTCACTACTGGCATTGCACCAACAGAGGTAGTTGTGGCCACCGTCACCAGCAATGGCATGATGAAGTTTGGGAGCACAGGCTCAACACCACCTGTTTCACCCACCCCCTCAGAGCGTTCACAGATGAGCACTGGGGATGAGAACTCTGCCACTGGAGATGCCTTTGGAGAGACGGTGACTTCGCCTCTGACCCAGCTTACCCTGCAGGCATCTCCAGTGCAGTTCCTGATGAAGGAAGAGAGCTCTAAGGCTACCTCCTGCAGCCTAAATCCAGCACCCAGGTTGGAGCggtgcagcaccagcagcagcaaggaTATGGAGGTCCAGGATAAAGATCAGATGTTGCAGGAGAAGGACAGGCAGATTGAGGAACTCACCCGAATGCTgaaacagaagcagcagctggTGGAGATGCTGAGGCTGCAGCTAGAACAGGAGAAACGGTCTCAGCAGCCACTACTAGCTATGGAAACCGGAGTAGTCCCTGCCTCTAGTCCAGTGGCTCTTGGCACCCAGATTAAGAGTGAAAACGGGTTTACGAGTTGCCAGTCTGCAGGGCTGCCTGATGGCCAAACAGATCAATTCAACCCTGTGTCCACCACTAGCCAAATGGACACTTCAGATCCAAGCTCAGTGCCAAAGAAAGCGGTGATGGTGAAACAGGAGGTGCTGACAGCAGAAACAGAGCCACCATGCCAGTCCCACACCCCGCAGCTCTTCCTTGGTCAGCAAGGGGGTCCCCTGAGTGACCTCATCAAGGGGGCCCCTCCCCCTACCCTCATCACAGATTCCACAGGGACCCACATTGTCCTTACAGTGACCAATCAGAATGCTGAGAGGCGGGGCCTCTCACCACAGGGGAATAGCTGCACACCATTGCAGGTAGGCTTGCACTGTCGCTCCCATGCTAGGCAGTCTAGTCCTGCTCTGCAAGTCCCTGGTCATTATTATGGGGGGCTTATTTTACCACAGAGTGACATCACAATTCGGAAATtaattttacaaattaaaatggTTGGATGATCTTATGACTGGCTCTAAAATTTGTAGCTATGGAAATCAAGATGAGTGTAATCTAATCTTCTGCTTCAGGACAAAAACAGATCAGTGCCAGGGGATGGGAGGAAATTCCATGCACACAAACCTCATGTACAGTGTTACATAATTAACTAGGTACCTTAGAGGCTTCTTAGCCTTCCCCAAATCATCAGGTTCTGGTTACAGTTACAGGTAGGACACTGGGCTAGGCAGACCAACGGTCTGATGTGGAAGGCTGATTCCTGGTCCAAAAGGGTATGAAAGAACAAGtctttagagacaaggtgggggaggtaatatcttttattgaaccaacttctcttggttAGAGAGaggagctttcaagcttacacggaGGTTCTCTTCAGGTCCCCAGGAGAAgaattctgtgtaagctcaaaagcttgtgtctctcaccaacagaagttggtccaataaaagatattacctcacccaccttgtttttctaatattctgggaccaacaaagCTACAACACTGCAGACAGGTTTTTACTACGCTATAGTAAAAGGCAGTGGGAATTCCACCACTCGTCACTGTGGAGAGAAAAGAGATTGTGGCTCGAGTTTTCCAGTAGATGACTTTGTCTAATTGAGGTTTGAATGCTGAAATCAGAGCCCTGAGAACAGGAGTGTGTCTTGTTAAATgatcttttgttttgttcttccATGTGCCACTCTATAGTGGAGCTGACAGAAAGCAAGGCCTTTCATTGAAGAGGATAGAGACCAGCCCAGCCAAGCTAATTTTCCCCTTTGATTTTGGTGGGAGACAAGTCAGCATTTAACAAAAGTACCTTGAACACCGACTCCAGAAGTCTAGTCAGGGACAGAAACCCTCAAGTTTCAGGGtataagccaacctctaactatTCGGGGTTAGAAAGAAATGGGAGTAGTTCTTCCCATAACTGACTACTGaactgtttcttgcaccttcctcagaAACTGCTAGTAATGGTCACTCTCAGAGACCGGGTCCTGATTCGGCCTGGCAATTCCTGTGTACCTAATAGTAGGCAGTGTTCCAATTTTCTTGCTAGGAGAAACTAACAAGTGCATTTTCTAAAGATGTAAGGGTTGGGAAATACATTTAACTTCATTTTAGCTTCAGGAAAACTAAACCCTGTTTCTCCCTCCAGCCTCCACAACTCCCTCAAATAGTACAGCGAATAGCTTTGTTTTCAttcatctttttcttttcagaGAGTACAGTCGTCACCCACTAAACTATCCAGCCAACCACAGTGTCAGCTACCTGCAAGCAACTCGCAGCAGCAGCCTCCCAGGCTACTGAACCAGCCCGTCAGGAAGGTAGCTGACCACATGCTTGCATTCCTTCCTTGTTTTCCCTTTGTCTGGTGGTTGGCTGAGTCGCAGAGGGGAAAGGGAGCACGTGGACAAATCAGTTCTGAGACCATCACTACAGAGGGAGAGACCCCACTGCACTGCAGTTTCCTTCCCCATGCATAGTGCTTTGGTTCTCGGcctgggagctggccctggggggaATGAATGGGGATTGCACAATGCTCCCATTTCATATCTCCGGCCTTCTGCTGAAGCAGCTTTGCTCAGCCATTTATAACCAGTCCTCCTTGGGGTGTCAGACGTGCCATACACCTTTGAGCCAATTTCCCATGGTGACTCCCACAGAAGAGCAGTAGGCACTGGGGTAAAGGATCCTGGGATGCATCTGAGGAGGTTGAACATGGGATTTATGGCATGAAGAATAGTTGAGAATCCCTAACAATGTATTAGCTCTGGcccctagggtatgtctacacagcaaagaaaaacctgggctggcctgtgccagccaactcaggctcgcagggcttgaGCTGCAGGCCGGctgcagatttttctttgctgtgtagacgtacccttaatcaCACGGCAGTTGAACAACCTAGTACTGTGTGAAAGTGTCCTTACAAAGTGATTGTAAACAAATAAAGGGCAGAATTGTCCTCCTTGTTCATGTTGTAGTTCCTTACCCTTTGaggattcccactgaaatcaaaaggcAGTTACTGCACTGGGGTTGGCAGGGCTTCTCTGCACCCTGGGGTGGGGTATGAACTCTGAGAAATCTCCTTCCAGAATAATAGGTGTCATGTTAAAACCTGGGTCCTGATTATCCATGTTGAGatgccctccttgccccccacccGAACTGTTTTTCTTTGGTTACGGATTGCGTCTGGCTGTCAGAGATATAATGCTATAAAGAAACAAGGTGTGAAGAGGTTATAACCCTTCTCAGTGACCGCTCAGGAGTTCCTGGTCTGCATCTTCTTCCTTCTAGATGAGGTGATAATTCAGTGTGTTCCCTAGTGCATCAGTTAGGTTAGAACAAGTCTATGAAGGGTTTTAAGGATTAGGAGGGTAACTTTTGAACTGGatcctgaaatgaatggggagGCAGTGGCCTTGTCTGAGTGATGTGATCAAACTTCTTTGTTCTGTTGCTCTTACCCATGTACTGTGGGACCATCTTTGAAGAGGGT
Coding sequences within it:
- the MRTFA gene encoding myocardin-related transcription factor A isoform X1, yielding MLKPGWSRDQQVAITKAKVDFSGVVCLPPSAIAGNGLDGGGAGENDDEPVLVSLSAAPSPQSEAVANELQELSLQPELTLNLHRGRNPNLPPLSERKNVLQLKLQQRRTREELVSQGIMPPLKSPAAFHEQRRSLERARTEDYLKRKIRSRPERSELVRMHILEETSAEPSLQAKQLKLKRARLADDLNEKISQRPGPMELVEKNILPVESSLKEAIIVGQVNYPKVADNSSFDEDSSDALSPEQPASHESQGSVPSPMDARIGEPLPSTTVSSTAQVVSQLQINADSNETPFLPEQPLPPLPPPPLLPPSFTNRATIPAAKPPPTLIKQSQPKSASEKSQRSKKAKELKPKVKKLKYHQYIPPDQKQDKGAPPMDSSYAKILQQQQLFLQLQILNQQQQQHYNYQTILPAPPKPPGEQQSGTSAPAMRSLSATGNSASSVSSSSSGLMRQNSNATVGKPGPLPTNLDEMKVAELKQELKMRALPVSGTKTDLIERLRAYQEQNGSQTASNPKPSATAILPKAAEVVVAFPAARLSTGPALVTTGIAPTEVVVATVTSNGMMKFGSTGSTPPVSPTPSERSQMSTGDENSATGDAFGETVTSPLTQLTLQASPVQFLMKEESSKATSCSLNPAPRLERCSTSSSKDMEVQDKDQMLQEKDRQIEELTRMLKQKQQLVEMLRLQLEQEKRSQQPLLAMETGVVPASSPVALGTQIKSENGFTSCQSAGLPDGQTDQFNPVSTTSQMDTSDPSSVPKKAVMVKQEVLTAETEPPCQSHTPQLFLGQQGGPLSDLIKGAPPPTLITDSTGTHIVLTVTNQNAERRGLSPQGNSCTPLQRVQSSPTKLSSQPQCQLPASNSQQQPPRLLNQPVRKAQKPGLQVVTGQLPHTILSFSAPPNLQPFFLNGFHKGSLKTGAPSKANQPSVPKKSSSQPGSPAATSPSQMDLEQQQQHPSLFGTPSPPLPGSLVPMKEPPGYEEAMKQQPKPHEENGCSSQQMDDLFDILIESGEISADFKEQPSPVGKETSVSPACASPPNSHHSSELPLHMSLGHTSCINPVLAGRLEDFLESSTGLPLLPAGHDGPEPLSLIDDLHSEMLSSSAILDHPPSPMDTSELHFAHEPTGGLVLDLAEGNLDSMDWLELSGGPVMSLAPLSTAVPSLFSTDFLDGHDLQLHWDSCL
- the MRTFA gene encoding myocardin-related transcription factor A isoform X2, encoding MACPLLVKQVAITKAKVDFSGVVCLPPSAIAGNGLDGGGAGENDDEPVLVSLSAAPSPQSEAVANELQELSLQPELTLNLHRGRNPNLPPLSERKNVLQLKLQQRRTREELVSQGIMPPLKSPAAFHEQRRSLERARTEDYLKRKIRSRPERSELVRMHILEETSAEPSLQAKQLKLKRARLADDLNEKISQRPGPMELVEKNILPVESSLKEAIIVGQVNYPKVADNSSFDEDSSDALSPEQPASHESQGSVPSPMDARIGEPLPSTTVSSTAQVVSQLQINADSNETPFLPEQPLPPLPPPPLLPPSFTNRATIPAAKPPPTLIKQSQPKSASEKSQRSKKAKELKPKVKKLKYHQYIPPDQKQDKGAPPMDSSYAKILQQQQLFLQLQILNQQQQQHYNYQTILPAPPKPPGEQQSGTSAPAMRSLSATGNSASSVSSSSSGLMRQNSNATVGKPGPLPTNLDEMKVAELKQELKMRALPVSGTKTDLIERLRAYQEQNGSQTASNPKPSATAILPKAAEVVVAFPAARLSTGPALVTTGIAPTEVVVATVTSNGMMKFGSTGSTPPVSPTPSERSQMSTGDENSATGDAFGETVTSPLTQLTLQASPVQFLMKEESSKATSCSLNPAPRLERCSTSSSKDMEVQDKDQMLQEKDRQIEELTRMLKQKQQLVEMLRLQLEQEKRSQQPLLAMETGVVPASSPVALGTQIKSENGFTSCQSAGLPDGQTDQFNPVSTTSQMDTSDPSSVPKKAVMVKQEVLTAETEPPCQSHTPQLFLGQQGGPLSDLIKGAPPPTLITDSTGTHIVLTVTNQNAERRGLSPQGNSCTPLQRVQSSPTKLSSQPQCQLPASNSQQQPPRLLNQPVRKAQKPGLQVVTGQLPHTILSFSAPPNLQPFFLNGFHKGSLKTGAPSKANQPSVPKKSSSQPGSPAATSPSQMDLEQQQQHPSLFGTPSPPLPGSLVPMKEPPGYEEAMKQQPKPHEENGCSSQQMDDLFDILIESGEISADFKEQPSPVGKETSVSPACASPPNSHHSSELPLHMSLGHTSCINPVLAGRLEDFLESSTGLPLLPAGHDGPEPLSLIDDLHSEMLSSSAILDHPPSPMDTSELHFAHEPTGGLVLDLAEGNLDSMDWLELSGGPVMSLAPLSTAVPSLFSTDFLDGHDLQLHWDSCL
- the MRTFA gene encoding myocardin-related transcription factor A isoform X3 codes for the protein MACPLLVKVAITKAKVDFSGVVCLPPSAIAGNGLDGGGAGENDDEPVLVSLSAAPSPQSEAVANELQELSLQPELTLNLHRGRNPNLPPLSERKNVLQLKLQQRRTREELVSQGIMPPLKSPAAFHEQRRSLERARTEDYLKRKIRSRPERSELVRMHILEETSAEPSLQAKQLKLKRARLADDLNEKISQRPGPMELVEKNILPVESSLKEAIIVGQVNYPKVADNSSFDEDSSDALSPEQPASHESQGSVPSPMDARIGEPLPSTTVSSTAQVVSQLQINADSNETPFLPEQPLPPLPPPPLLPPSFTNRATIPAAKPPPTLIKQSQPKSASEKSQRSKKAKELKPKVKKLKYHQYIPPDQKQDKGAPPMDSSYAKILQQQQLFLQLQILNQQQQQHYNYQTILPAPPKPPGEQQSGTSAPAMRSLSATGNSASSVSSSSSGLMRQNSNATVGKPGPLPTNLDEMKVAELKQELKMRALPVSGTKTDLIERLRAYQEQNGSQTASNPKPSATAILPKAAEVVVAFPAARLSTGPALVTTGIAPTEVVVATVTSNGMMKFGSTGSTPPVSPTPSERSQMSTGDENSATGDAFGETVTSPLTQLTLQASPVQFLMKEESSKATSCSLNPAPRLERCSTSSSKDMEVQDKDQMLQEKDRQIEELTRMLKQKQQLVEMLRLQLEQEKRSQQPLLAMETGVVPASSPVALGTQIKSENGFTSCQSAGLPDGQTDQFNPVSTTSQMDTSDPSSVPKKAVMVKQEVLTAETEPPCQSHTPQLFLGQQGGPLSDLIKGAPPPTLITDSTGTHIVLTVTNQNAERRGLSPQGNSCTPLQRVQSSPTKLSSQPQCQLPASNSQQQPPRLLNQPVRKAQKPGLQVVTGQLPHTILSFSAPPNLQPFFLNGFHKGSLKTGAPSKANQPSVPKKSSSQPGSPAATSPSQMDLEQQQQHPSLFGTPSPPLPGSLVPMKEPPGYEEAMKQQPKPHEENGCSSQQMDDLFDILIESGEISADFKEQPSPVGKETSVSPACASPPNSHHSSELPLHMSLGHTSCINPVLAGRLEDFLESSTGLPLLPAGHDGPEPLSLIDDLHSEMLSSSAILDHPPSPMDTSELHFAHEPTGGLVLDLAEGNLDSMDWLELSGGPVMSLAPLSTAVPSLFSTDFLDGHDLQLHWDSCL